From the genome of Vicia villosa cultivar HV-30 ecotype Madison, WI linkage group LG2, Vvil1.0, whole genome shotgun sequence, one region includes:
- the LOC131651462 gene encoding EPIDERMAL PATTERNING FACTOR-like protein 8: MSPSRIFNAAITTSFIFSLIVLLPRSGGSVLCDESDLEERKVVIGSKPPECVNKCMKCRPCMATVVVNDHDHHQRKKGFKLDSSHEENDSYYLLSWKCRCVINGNGNQVLRFILIDPLSDVDIDVN, from the exons ATGTCTCCTTCTAGAATATTCAATGCTGCAATCACTACTTCTTTCATTTTCTCCCTCATTGTTCTACTTCCTAGATCAG GTGGAAGTGTTTTGTGTGATGAGAGTGATTTGGAGGAAAGGAAAGTGGTGATAGGGTCTAAGCCACCTGAATGTGTAAACAAGTGCATGAAGTGTAGGCCATGCATGGCTACTGTGGTTGTTAATGATCATGATCATCATCAAAGGAAGAAGGGTTTCAAATTAGATTCTTCTCATGAAGAAAATGATAGCTATTATCTTCTTTCATGGAAATGCAGATGTG TAATTAATGGAAATGGGAATCAAGTTTTACGCTTCATATTGATTGATCCATTATCTGATGTTGATATTGATGTTAATTAG